Sequence from the Microbacterium sp. 1.5R genome:
TGACCGCCCCCAGGATGCCGGTGATGACCAGCGCGAGTCCTACCGCGGCGAGCGCTGCGCCGAAGGAGTCGCCTGCGGCGCTGAGGAACTCCATCGAGACGGCTCCGGCGACGGCCATCAGCGATCCGACCGAGAGGTCGATGCCACCGGTGGCGATCACGAGCGACATCCCGATCGCGATCATCATGATCGGCGCCGCCTGGCGCAGGATGTCGATGAGGTTGCCGACGAGGTTGCCGTTGTTGGGGTTGATCGAGAGCGCGAGGTACGTCGGGTCCTTGATCACGTTCAGGGCGAGCAGCGCGAAGATCGCGACGATGCCCCAGAAGAACGGCTTGTGGATCAGGTCCCGCCAGATGGTGGTGCCGGCTGACGCGGTCATCGCGCTGCCTCCTTGTCGGTCGTGGGGGCGATGCTATCGGGCACGGCGCCGTCGGTGTCGTCGAGCGTCTCGGCAGCGGCCTCGACTCCGTGAGCGGCGATCACATCGACGATCACCTGCGCGGTGACGTCCGGTCCGTTCTGGATCTCGCCGATCTTCCGGTGGTCCTTCAGCACGACGATCCGCTCGGAGAGGCGCACGACCTCTTCGAGCTCGGAAGAGATGAACACCACGGCGACGCCGTCTTCGGCGAGCTCGGCCACCGCCTCCTGGATCTCGGCCTTCGCACCCACGTCGATGCCGCGGGTCGGCTCATCGAGGATCAGCAGCTCGGGCTGCGTGGCGAGCCAGCGGCCGAGCAGCACCTTCTGCTGGTTGCCGCCGGAGAGGTTCTTGATCATCCGGTCGGGGTCGGCCGGACGGACGTTGAACTGCGCGATGTAGCGGTCGACGATCGCATCCTGTTCCTTGCGGCTCATGGGACGCGCCCATCCGCGCTCCGCCTGCACGGCGAGGACGATGTTCTCGCGCACGGTCAGGTCTCCGATGATCCCCTCGTCGCGGCGGTTCTCGGTCGAGAAGGCGATCCGACGAGGCAGCGCATCGGCGGGCGACTTGAGGTCGACCCGGCGTCCATGCAGCTCGATCGTGCCTTCGTCGGTGCGGTCGGCGCCGTAGAGCAGTCGGGCGAGCTCGGTGCGCCCGGAGCCGAGCAGCCCGGCGAACCCGATGACCTCGCCGGGGCGGATGTCGAGGTCGGTCGCCTCGACCGCTCCGCGGCGTGCGATTCCGGATGCCGCGAGCAGCGGCTTCTCATCGGCCTCGCGTGGCGCGCGGCGGCGGTTGCCTCCGAGCGACTTGAGCGCATCGAGGTCCTTGCCGATCATCTTCGAGATGAGAGCGTGGCGGTCGAGGTCCCGGGTGAGGTACTCACCCTCGTACAGTCCGTTGCGCAGCACCGTCAGGCGGTCGCTGATCGCGTAGACCTGATCGAGGAAGTGCGAGACGAAGAGGATCGCGACCCCCTGGTCTCGCAGTGCCCGGATCACGGTGAAGAGGCCTTCGACCTCGGCGGCGTCGAGGCTGGAGGTCGGCTCGTCGAGGATGAGCACCTTGGCCTTGATCGCCATCGCGCGGCTGATGGCGACGAGCTGCTGCAGCGCGATCGAGAGGGTCGAGAGCGGCCGGCGGGTGTCGAGGTGCCCCAGGCCGAGTCGGGAGAGGGCGTCGGTCGCAGCGCGGTGGGTGGCCGTCCAGTTGATGCCGAACACACCTCGCGTCTCATGACCGAGCATCACGTTCTCGCCGATCGAGAGGTTGGGGGCGAGGTTGACCTCCTGGTACACCGTCGAGATCCCGGCATCCTGCGCGTCGCCGGCGCCGCCGAAGCTGCGCTCCTGCCCGGCGACGACGATCGACCCGGAGTCGATCCGGTAGACGCCGGTCAGGGCTTTGATCAGGGTCGACTTGCCCGCGCCGTTCTCGCCCATGAGCGCGTGGACCTCGCCCTGGAACAGCCGGAAATCGACCTTGTCGAGGGCTTTCACGCCAGGGAACTCGATCGAGATCCCACGCATCTCGACGATGGGCAGTGCTTCGTTCATCGGTGTCTCCTCCTCCGGAAGAGCCCGGGCGGTGCGGCTGTGGCGGCACCGCCCGGGCTCACTGGCTGATCGCTCCGGCGGCGGGGTCAGTACTTGCGGTCGGCGAGCACGGCCTGTGCCGCCTCTGCGGAATCGAACGCCTCGCTGGGGACGACGATGTACGAGTCGACGTCTTCACCGGCGAGAGCCTTCTCGACGACCTCGAGGGCCGTCTCGCCGAACAGCGGGTTGTACTCGTGCACGTAGCTGAGCTGGCCGTCAGCGAGCGCCTGCATGGCGTTCTTCGTGCCGTCGATCGTGGCGATCTTGACGTCCTCGCCCACCACCAGGCCGGCTTCCTCAGCGGCCTGCGCAGCGCCGAGACCCATCTCGTCGTTCTGTGCGAACACGAGCTGGATGTCGTTGTTCGAGGACTTGAGTATCGTCTCGAAGACGCTCTTGCCCTCTTCCGCCGACCAGTTCGCCGTCTGCGCGTCGAGCT
This genomic interval carries:
- a CDS encoding sugar ABC transporter ATP-binding protein is translated as MNEALPIVEMRGISIEFPGVKALDKVDFRLFQGEVHALMGENGAGKSTLIKALTGVYRIDSGSIVVAGQERSFGGAGDAQDAGISTVYQEVNLAPNLSIGENVMLGHETRGVFGINWTATHRAATDALSRLGLGHLDTRRPLSTLSIALQQLVAISRAMAIKAKVLILDEPTSSLDAAEVEGLFTVIRALRDQGVAILFVSHFLDQVYAISDRLTVLRNGLYEGEYLTRDLDRHALISKMIGKDLDALKSLGGNRRRAPREADEKPLLAASGIARRGAVEATDLDIRPGEVIGFAGLLGSGRTELARLLYGADRTDEGTIELHGRRVDLKSPADALPRRIAFSTENRRDEGIIGDLTVRENIVLAVQAERGWARPMSRKEQDAIVDRYIAQFNVRPADPDRMIKNLSGGNQQKVLLGRWLATQPELLILDEPTRGIDVGAKAEIQEAVAELAEDGVAVVFISSELEEVVRLSERIVVLKDHRKIGEIQNGPDVTAQVIVDVIAAHGVEAAAETLDDTDGAVPDSIAPTTDKEAAR